Part of the Antechinus flavipes isolate AdamAnt ecotype Samford, QLD, Australia chromosome 2, AdamAnt_v2, whole genome shotgun sequence genome is shown below.
ccttcccagcaATGCCCTTCCCATGCTGTACCTGATATACAATGACAGATGTAACTTCCCCGCTGTCTGCTTCGTATTCTAGGCAGAAAAGCTGAAGGCTGGGGGGTTCTGGGTCTGAGCTGCCGCTACAGCTGCTCTCACTGGACTCCTCATATTCCAGGCTGCATGCAGGGAAGTTTGTATCTGGCCCAAGAGAAATCAGTggtgagggggggaaaggggaagggctAAAATGACAATGGCCAAAGAGACAAGTGGGGGAATGTCCCAGGAAGTAGCATCCTTCCTCACCTGCCCCAAGAACAGTCCAGAGGTGGGTGGGTCTACACCATTCTGAGCCAACCTGGTGACTAGCGTCCCCACAAAGTCTGGGAGGGTCAAACACAGGGACAGGGGAGTCTGGGTAACTGACATTAATTTGTTGCCTGATACTGTGTAAAtccttctctttgcctttcttcaagtttcagtttcttcctatgTAACAACAATAGTATACATTTATGTAGCTATTTGTGTAACTGATACATATTGTTACCTTGCAAAAAGTCCTGTTTGATACTTATATCCTCTTTTGACAACTAAACTAAGGCCCAGAGGTAATGACCTAGCCAATAATTATTAGAACAAATGCAAGACCTTGATTTGAAAGCAGGTCGGTTGTTTCCAAGTCCTGGTTTATGGTCAAGAAAATAAGTTCCATGTTTAGAAGAAGTTCTTATGTCTAATTTATTtcaggttgcttgctgtcttgagaagggggagaaagggagatagggagaaaaatttggaacacaaggttttgcaaaagtgaatattgaaaactacctttggaaaaataaaatattaaggttttttttttttaagaagaaaataattttctcgGTCATCAAGGAAGGAATACACTAGTTTTGAAGTCAGAGGTCTTGGGTGCACATCATACCCATCCTTATGAATTGTGTGGCATAGGTCAAGTCACCCTTCCTGACTCAgcttccttatatgtaaaatccCTTCCATTTCTAGAGCTAGGATCCTTtcacattataataataataataaacatctaCTGGCACCTTTTGAAGTGCATCATTATCTCATTCTATCCTCACAACTGCCCTGGGAgacagcccattttacagatgagtaaactgaggttaagtgacttgcccttgaTTATATACCTGGTAAGTGtgtaaactcaggtcttcctgagttcagcaCTTAGGGATCCGATAGTCccatcccatcattttacagatgaagaaactcggAGATGTTCAGTACcctgctcaagatcacacagctagccagTGACGGAAGTAGAACCTGCAAGTCTAGCTTCCAGGCTTCTCTCACTTCTCAGGCATGAAATCCTGTGAGTCATTGAACCTTTTGGACCATGAGGAACAGGGGGCTGAACTTCCATGGCCCCCACTACCTCCAGCACATCTCCATTTTTTGCAGGACCACCCAGCTCTGAAGTGACAATAGCAAGATTCTAACTCATCTCTCCCTGGCTCTTAGCCCGAAGCTCTTTCCATTGCGTCCTGTCCCGCCTCCTGATCTTAAACACAGAGATCCAGGGACCTGCCCGGCGACCCCAGCTAGCTAGAGGCTCCGGTGACCGAGTCCCCTCGAACTAGCTCTCTCACCCCGGCTCCCAGTGGAGGCCCCGGGCCGGCTCAGTCTTGCCTCCCCTCGTCGTCGGGGTAAGTACACCTGCTGGTCGGGCTTTCGGGGTCTCGTAGGGCCCGGGGTGAGCCGCCTCCGCACCTTCTCCTTGGCAGCCTGCTTCATCTTCTTGTCGTAATTATCTCTGCGAGGGGGGATGGAGAGGGGATGAGAGCAGAGGTCAGGGATCAGCGGGccggaggaaggggggaaggtcAGGAATCAGAGGGTCCCGAAGGAGGAGGCTTCTCAAGTTAGGGggcaaggagaagggaaaggattgGGGGGCGGAGGTCGACACTCGAGGGGTAGAACCCCggaggagggaatggggaaggggCCTGAGAGCAGAGATGAGGGCAGGGGTAGGGTTTCAGGGAGAGCGGGAGGAACGGGGACAGGAATCCAGGGGCTGGCAGCAGAGGGAAGGCAGCCGGGCTAGGGGAGCAGAGGGCGGGGACCAAGACTTTCAAAGGTTAGGGGCAGATCGAGGGGACGTCGGATGCGGGAATAGAGGTAGGGACCCAGAGGGAGCAGGGAAG
Proteins encoded:
- the C2H2orf68 gene encoding UPF0561 protein C2orf68 homolog — translated: MEAEPGPGRRCCCKPGGRLDMSHGFVHHIRRNQIARDNYDKKMKQAAKEKVRRRLTPGPTRPRKPDQQVYLPRRRGEARLSRPGASTGSRDTNFPACSLEYEESSESSCSGSSDPEPPSLQLFCLEYEADSGEVTSVIVYQDDDPGRVSEKVSAHTPLDAPMREALKIRIQEEMAKRKSRP